The bacterium genomic interval GCCGGCCAGGTCGTCGATGTGCTGCTGGTGGCCAAGGGCGGTGGAAGCCGGGAACTGGTCATCGATCGCAAGAGCGGCCGGCTCATTGAGGGGGCCTCAGCGCAGGAATGGCCACCAGAAAACCATTGAAGCCCATTTCCACCAGCAGCGCATCATCGCGTCGGCGGTACGAACGGCCGGCGGGTGGGCAGCCTTCCAGGCGGCCAGGTCAGTTACCTTGTCGGGCATCGATGATCTCCTCTCTGCGGTAAACGGTCGTTTTCTCAAGCCCATGGAAAAACAGCGGCGGCAGCCAGCGCGGCCGGGGCTTGATGGGGACATATTCCTTTTTGACCAGGCTGCCATCGGCCAGTTCGAAGATCACGGCGAAATGCGGGAACCAGCCCCAGTGGCTTTTTCGGATGACCAGGTGGTCGCTTGCCCGACCGAAGCGCCAGGTGCGCAGGGCGTAGGTCAGGCAGTTGTCCATTATTTCGGCCAGGCGTCGGTCAGGGTCTGGGCATCGCTGGCGTGGCCATCAGCTGCTTGTGCCAGCGCTCCAAGCTCTGCGCTGCACTGCTCGAATACGTCGAGGGCGGCATCGGCTGTCGCAGCGCAGGCGGCGGCGGAAAGGCCGGACAGGTTGGCACGGAGGGCGGCATAGTCGTCGCGCATCCGGACATAGCGAGACTGAGCCACAGCCAGCTCGACCTTGTGGCGTTTTTCACGTTCGGCGGCATCATCTTCGGCCTTTCTGATCTGGTCATTCATGGTTTTTTCCTGCGCCCGGGCTGCCACTTCGGCGCGGTGCGACTGGGCAGCGAAGACATCGACGGCGTGCTGGTAGCCGATGGCCTCGTGATAGGCGGTGAGGCGGTAGTAGCCGAGCATCAGGGCCAGGCCGAGGGCGACGATGCCGACGATCTGGGCGGTAAAGCGGTATTCGACGGGGATGAGGGCGAGCGGGTTCATGCTGCGCTCCGGTAGCGCAGTCCATCGAAGCTCAGGCACTGGCCGCGCAGGCGCTCGTCGAAGGAGATGTGCACCCAGCCGCCGCCGGGCGAATCGGGCCATTCGACGATCAACTGGTCGAAGGCGATACCCGACTCACGGATGGCCTCGAAGACCTGGCCGACGGTGCCATAGGCCGGGCATTGGAAGTCGATGGCGTGGCCTAGCAGGTGGGCGCTGCTCGGCGTGCCGCCGACGGCCTTGTTGAGTTCGAGGGAGCGGAACCACGAATGCACGATAATCGGCCATCCGAGGATTTCTCGGACGCGCTCCAGGCGGTCAGCCGCCCGGCGGATGGCGGCGAACTGCTTGGCGTCGGGCACGTTGCCGAGGCGCAGCCGGGTGGCAGTCGGGCTGAAAATCGCCTCGTGCAGCGTGAAGTGGCGGGAGAGCTGGCGGTCTATGGTCATTGGCAATCATCCGAACGGTCGCGGCCATGGCGCTCATGGGCCACGCTGCGGGCGCCGATCAGGGCGATGATGACGCCGACGACGATCAACAGCAGGCCGGCGCTCATCAGCCTGCCCTCCCGGCGATCAGGCGCTGGAACAGCCGCTCCAGGCCGGATGTGCCCAGGCTGGCCAGGGCTGCGGCGACACCGATCTGGCCGAGCATGGGTACATCCGGCACCCAGACCAGCACGGCGCCGGCCGCCATGGCAATGCCGCCGGTGGAAAGGGCTCGGCCGATGATGATGCGGGCGGTCAGGGCTTCGCCGGAGGCGAGCAGCTGGCCGAGGCCGATGCTGATGCCGACCAGGGAAAAGAGCAGCGCGTTGCCGATCTGCTCAAGATATCCAATGACCTTTTCCGGCATTTTTATTCCTTTCTGCCCTCTGCGGGGCCGATGCGATGTAAAACCTAGATGTCGGCGGTAGCCCGCACGATGTTGGTGCCGTCCGAATAGACGATGGCCCG includes:
- a CDS encoding D-Ala-D-Ala carboxypeptidase family metallohydrolase, whose product is MTIDRQLSRHFTLHEAIFSPTATRLRLGNVPDAKQFAAIRRAADRLERVREILGWPIIVHSWFRSLELNKAVGGTPSSAHLLGHAIDFQCPAYGTVGQVFEAIRESGIAFDQLIVEWPDSPGGGWVHISFDERLRGQCLSFDGLRYRSAA